In Sphingobacteriaceae bacterium, one genomic interval encodes:
- a CDS encoding HAMP domain-containing histidine kinase, translated as MNIYTQKQRWKLVLAGIAFIIVLASWWYTRNVIERIKNEEKQKVQLWAKAVQKKAKLVKFTNELFEKIKTEELKKAELYAEATRQLSSDIQNPDFVLKVLSENTTVPVILTNDDDKITAYRNLDSTIENNPEAIKAELIKMKSAYPAVVINYYKNKKAYLYHKDSKVFTDIQLVFDSLTKSFMDEVAVNTAAVPVIYTDSTQKIVLEKNSKIDSASVSSEENLASTLKNLASQNEPIEIVLKEGDKNYIFYAESEILTQLRWYPYVQFGVIGLFLLIAYILFSTARKAEQDQVWVGMSKETAHQLGTPLSSLMAWNEHLRGIGVDENIINEMQSDVKRLHTITERFSKIGSQPTLTSENVNEIIANAIAYLKTRTSKNVKYHLDLPNEVMQANLCVPLFEWVIENICKNAIDAMDGKGEIFITMKDVPEGLTIDLRDTGKGIAKTKFKTVFEPGYTSKQRGWGLGLSLCKRIIENYHEGKIYVLDSEINKGTTFRIELKRN; from the coding sequence GTGAATATATACACCCAAAAACAAAGATGGAAATTAGTATTGGCCGGAATTGCCTTTATTATTGTTTTGGCTTCGTGGTGGTATACCCGAAACGTTATTGAGCGAATTAAGAACGAAGAAAAACAAAAAGTACAGTTGTGGGCCAAGGCCGTTCAAAAAAAGGCCAAGCTGGTTAAATTCACCAATGAACTTTTTGAAAAAATTAAAACCGAAGAATTAAAAAAGGCGGAATTGTATGCCGAAGCTACCCGGCAATTGAGCAGCGATATTCAAAACCCGGATTTTGTTTTAAAAGTTTTATCGGAAAATACCACCGTGCCGGTTATTTTAACCAACGATGACGATAAAATAACAGCCTATAGAAATTTAGATTCTACCATTGAAAATAATCCGGAAGCCATAAAAGCCGAATTAATTAAAATGAAATCGGCTTACCCCGCCGTGGTTATCAATTATTACAAAAACAAAAAAGCCTATTTATATCATAAGGACAGTAAGGTTTTTACCGACATACAATTGGTATTTGACAGTTTAACCAAATCCTTTATGGATGAAGTGGCCGTTAATACCGCTGCTGTACCGGTTATCTACACCGATTCCACTCAAAAAATAGTATTAGAGAAAAATAGTAAAATAGATTCGGCCTCTGTATCGAGTGAAGAAAATTTAGCTTCAACCTTAAAAAATTTAGCTTCGCAAAATGAACCCATAGAAATTGTTTTGAAAGAAGGCGATAAAAATTATATTTTTTATGCGGAGTCGGAAATACTTACCCAATTGCGTTGGTACCCTTATGTACAATTTGGTGTAATTGGCTTGTTTTTACTCATAGCTTATATTTTGTTCAGCACAGCCCGTAAGGCAGAACAAGATCAGGTTTGGGTGGGCATGAGCAAAGAAACCGCCCATCAATTAGGAACGCCTCTATCCTCACTCATGGCCTGGAACGAACATTTAAGAGGAATTGGTGTGGATGAAAATATTATTAATGAAATGCAATCGGATGTAAAACGTTTGCACACCATCACCGAACGATTCAGTAAAATTGGTTCACAACCTACTTTAACTTCAGAAAATGTAAATGAAATTATTGCCAATGCCATTGCTTATTTAAAAACACGTACTTCAAAAAATGTAAAGTATCATTTGGATTTACCGAATGAAGTAATGCAAGCCAATCTTTGTGTTCCTTTATTTGAATGGGTAATCGAAAATATTTGCAAAAATGCCATTGATGCCATGGATGGTAAAGGAGAAATATTTATTACAATGAAAGATGTGCCGGAAGGATTAACGATAGACCTGAGAGATACCGGAAAAGGAATTGCGAAAACTAAATTTAAAACGGTATTTGAACCGGGTTATACCAGCAAGCAAAGAGGTTGGGGCTTAGGGCTCAGCTTATGCAAAAGAATTATTGAAAATTACCACGAAGGAAAAATTTACGTATTGGACAGCGAAATTAATAAAGGAACTACCTTTAGAATTGAGTTGAAAAGGAATTGA
- a CDS encoding AsmA family protein — MEEQPNKLVKKNPFIRLLKLIVWLATAFVLFCLIGITLVFIYEDKVKSLLITELNKNLKSEIKVQPENIDLTFISSFPKCALLFKDVVVMESWNKKNRDTLAQIGSIGLRFSLKDLFYKKYNISEIQIMHAEINLKTDGKGTHNFEIWKSNAENNNSVNDSLNFKLEKISIQNSSINYRNKKELLMSEFVIHEIHFKGNFHEEEFELQTQGELQKASLQKDKLSYFQNKNIKLEINLEVKKNEYQFKSALVQLNQMIFDLNGDFKYSDSLESLDLRYQAKNLDVSAILSLLPEKYKQRINEYKSDGEFYAGGKIKYATNEPLMMQSDFGVKNSSILYKPTGVSLTNIQLQGTFFMDKTKSGLTLKNIHALLEGDKIQGEFALNDFNNPHLNLKADGELNLNKLMKFWPIDTLEKLEGKLNFKASVSGKLENLKEKTLSENVNINIDAGLNQILIQFKNDQKESKIESCRVVLIERSATVENLVLKRGGSDLTINGKIPGLFNFILNSKQNLNIIGELKSNNFHAEDFIYSSGQSSEINIPENLNLKLNVLVNELQFKEFKAQNISGEFELKNQKIMISDMNFETMDGKAEIDALADGSNQNLSVNMQANLQNINIQKLFSQLNNFGQATLTDKQVKGFANAQIHCSAKWDNHLNVDLNSIRSTVTLNINQGELNDFKPLEGLSKYVDVEDLKRIKFSTLSSTISIQNKIIYIPQTTVKNTALNIELNGTHDFDNNINYHIRLLISELLSKKRKGSDDEFGPVENDPENRRSAFIQMSGNIDDIHYKYDKQGLKQKIKEDIQLEKQNLKQILKEEFGLFKNDTLKPKEKNKADQKFELEQPNNKKKEKPLEPKKKDDDDDDF; from the coding sequence GTGGAAGAACAGCCAAATAAACTCGTAAAAAAAAATCCTTTTATTCGATTGCTTAAACTAATTGTTTGGTTAGCAACTGCTTTTGTTCTGTTTTGTTTAATTGGTATTACTTTAGTTTTTATTTATGAAGATAAAGTGAAAAGTTTGCTGATTACCGAATTAAATAAAAATTTAAAAAGTGAAATAAAAGTACAACCGGAAAATATTGATTTAACTTTTATCTCCAGTTTTCCAAAATGTGCCTTATTGTTTAAAGATGTTGTGGTGATGGAAAGCTGGAATAAAAAAAACAGAGATACTTTGGCTCAAATTGGTTCCATTGGTTTAAGATTTAGCTTAAAAGATTTGTTTTACAAAAAGTATAACATCTCCGAAATACAAATCATGCACGCTGAAATAAATTTAAAAACTGATGGGAAAGGAACGCATAATTTTGAAATTTGGAAAAGCAATGCGGAAAATAATAATTCTGTTAACGATAGCCTTAACTTTAAACTCGAAAAAATTTCTATTCAAAACAGCAGCATAAACTATCGCAACAAAAAAGAATTATTAATGAGTGAATTTGTAATTCATGAAATTCACTTTAAAGGAAACTTTCATGAAGAAGAATTTGAATTGCAAACCCAGGGTGAACTACAAAAAGCTTCTTTGCAGAAAGACAAACTTTCCTACTTCCAAAACAAAAATATTAAATTAGAAATAAACTTGGAGGTAAAGAAAAATGAATACCAATTTAAATCGGCCCTCGTTCAGTTAAACCAAATGATTTTTGATTTAAACGGAGATTTTAAATATTCCGACTCCTTAGAATCCTTAGACCTGCGCTATCAGGCTAAAAATTTAGATGTTTCAGCCATTCTCTCTTTACTTCCCGAAAAATACAAACAACGAATTAACGAATATAAAAGTGATGGGGAGTTTTATGCCGGAGGAAAAATAAAATATGCAACAAATGAACCTTTGATGATGCAAAGTGATTTTGGCGTAAAAAACAGTTCCATTCTCTATAAACCCACCGGTGTTTCATTAACTAACATTCAATTGCAAGGCACTTTTTTCATGGATAAAACAAAGTCCGGACTTACCTTAAAAAATATTCACGCTTTGTTGGAAGGAGATAAAATTCAAGGTGAGTTTGCTTTAAATGATTTTAATAATCCACACCTAAACCTTAAAGCAGATGGTGAACTAAATTTAAATAAGCTGATGAAGTTCTGGCCTATTGATACGCTGGAGAAGCTGGAAGGGAAATTAAACTTTAAGGCTAGTGTAAGCGGAAAACTAGAAAATTTAAAAGAGAAAACTTTATCTGAAAATGTAAATATAAATATAGATGCAGGTTTAAATCAAATCCTCATCCAATTTAAAAACGATCAAAAGGAAAGTAAAATAGAATCCTGTCGGGTTGTTTTAATTGAACGCAGTGCTACAGTTGAAAATCTGGTTTTAAAACGCGGAGGCTCGGATTTAACCATAAATGGAAAGATACCCGGACTTTTTAATTTTATTTTAAACAGTAAACAAAATTTAAATATTATTGGTGAGTTAAAAAGCAATAATTTCCATGCCGAAGATTTTATTTATTCCTCCGGGCAATCCTCTGAAATTAATATTCCGGAAAATTTAAATTTAAAATTGAATGTACTGGTCAATGAACTGCAGTTTAAAGAATTTAAAGCTCAAAACATTTCAGGTGAATTTGAACTGAAAAATCAAAAGATCATGATTAGTGACATGAACTTTGAGACCATGGATGGCAAAGCAGAAATTGATGCATTGGCCGACGGTTCCAATCAAAACTTAAGCGTGAATATGCAAGCTAATCTGCAAAACATAAACATTCAAAAATTATTTTCACAACTCAATAATTTTGGACAAGCTACATTAACCGATAAACAGGTAAAAGGGTTTGCTAATGCACAAATACATTGTTCGGCGAAATGGGATAATCACTTAAATGTGGATTTAAATTCGATACGCTCCACGGTCACGTTAAACATTAATCAAGGCGAGCTTAATGATTTTAAACCCCTTGAAGGTTTGTCTAAATATGTGGATGTAGAAGATTTAAAAAGAATTAAATTTTCGACCTTAAGCAGCACGATCAGTATTCAAAACAAGATTATTTATATTCCGCAAACTACCGTTAAAAATACTGCCCTCAACATTGAATTAAACGGTACCCATGACTTTGACAACAATATAAATTATCACATTCGATTATTGATAAGTGAATTACTTTCTAAAAAACGTAAAGGAAGCGATGACGAATTTGGGCCGGTGGAAAACGACCCCGAAAACCGCAGAAGTGCATTTATACAAATGAGCGGGAATATTGATGACATACATTACAAATACGATAAACAAGGCCTAAAACAAAAAATTAAAGAAGACATTCAACTTGAGAAACAAAATTTAAAACAAATTTTAAAAGAAGAGTTCGGTTTATTTAAAAATGATACCCTTAAACCCAAAGAAAAAAATAAAGCCGATCAAAAATTTGAATTGGAGCAACCTAACAATAAGAAGAAAGAAAAACCGTTAGAACCTAAAAAGAAAGACGACGACGATGATGACTTTTAA
- a CDS encoding T9SS type A sorting domain-containing protein: MNKAGIIFTSIFILIFSKGFAQTVTGYLSIKTATTALGCGCTGCNDAAYSGSVTYPDPNGACGTTEPSGNSGGCSTVSKIADFSIPAGCTVNVNACMGDRTSCSGSTQGPGLDSGDSFRIFGTGGSPNGDSGTITGASNSNSCASIVQVGGVLTFSLTANRVAELLTYTIVYSGPACTPTLLPVELTHFNVKLNADEVIFEWETYGENKLQGFELQNAADAFSFYTFNSTASKGKLNEKTNYKVVSPNNFETNQNYFRLKMINEDGSFAYSQIIYLDLDFKSMFQLGPNPVINGELNILSQFIPHHSLQYDIYDFTGKETQKGQITSSIQKISLNELRRGVYFIRIYSGGRSFLEKLIIP; the protein is encoded by the coding sequence TTGAATAAGGCTGGAATTATATTTACAAGCATTTTTATACTAATTTTTAGTAAGGGATTCGCACAAACCGTAACCGGCTATTTATCCATTAAAACAGCAACAACAGCTTTAGGTTGCGGTTGTACCGGCTGTAACGATGCAGCTTATTCAGGAAGTGTTACCTATCCCGATCCAAATGGCGCTTGCGGAACAACAGAGCCCTCTGGTAATTCAGGGGGTTGTTCAACAGTTAGTAAAATTGCTGATTTTTCTATTCCCGCGGGTTGTACCGTAAATGTAAATGCCTGTATGGGCGACAGAACAAGCTGTTCGGGGAGTACTCAAGGCCCGGGCCTAGACAGTGGAGATTCATTTAGAATTTTTGGAACCGGTGGCTCACCCAATGGAGATAGTGGCACCATAACCGGAGCAAGTAATTCAAATAGCTGTGCAAGTATAGTACAAGTTGGAGGAGTGCTAACTTTTTCCTTAACAGCTAACCGAGTAGCCGAATTATTAACGTACACCATTGTTTATAGTGGTCCGGCGTGTACACCAACCCTTTTACCGGTTGAACTTACCCATTTTAATGTAAAACTTAATGCGGATGAAGTTATTTTTGAATGGGAAACCTATGGAGAAAATAAATTACAGGGATTTGAATTACAAAATGCTGCCGATGCCTTTTCCTTTTACACTTTTAACAGCACTGCCTCCAAAGGAAAACTAAATGAAAAAACAAATTACAAAGTAGTTTCGCCTAACAATTTTGAAACTAATCAAAATTACTTTCGCTTAAAAATGATAAATGAAGACGGATCTTTTGCCTATTCTCAAATTATTTATCTTGACCTTGATTTCAAATCTATGTTTCAGTTAGGTCCAAATCCGGTAATCAACGGGGAATTAAATATTTTAAGTCAGTTTATTCCACACCATTCGCTTCAATACGACATTTATGATTTTACGGGCAAAGAAACGCAAAAGGGGCAGATTACATCTTCCATTCAAAAAATAAGTTTGAATGAATTAAGGCGCGGAGTTTATTTTATTCGTATTTATTCGGGTGGCCGATCCTTCCTGGAAAAGTTGATTATACCCTGA
- a CDS encoding thioredoxin family protein has translation MKIQLKFLFSLLLSGLLFYSFTYKPAFEELALNAAIPKADYKMKDVSGKEISLGEAKTAKGLLVIFSCNTCPYVKKSESRIKEYSDFCLSNGIGCVLVNSNEAQRAEEDSFDKMVAYYNEQKLKCAYTVDIKSALADAFGATRTPQVFLFDAKGLIYKGAIDDNVKDPAEVKDPYLKNALNALVKGSKPATQETKSIGCTIKRIE, from the coding sequence ATGAAAATCCAGTTGAAATTTCTTTTTAGTCTGTTGTTATCAGGTCTGCTATTTTATTCCTTCACCTATAAACCGGCATTTGAAGAATTGGCTTTGAACGCCGCAATTCCAAAAGCTGATTATAAGATGAAAGATGTTTCCGGTAAAGAGATTTCTTTGGGCGAAGCCAAAACCGCTAAGGGTTTGTTGGTGATTTTCAGTTGTAATACTTGTCCGTATGTTAAAAAGAGCGAAAGCAGAATTAAGGAATACAGCGATTTTTGTTTAAGTAACGGAATTGGTTGTGTTTTGGTAAACAGCAATGAAGCGCAGCGTGCCGAAGAAGATAGTTTTGATAAAATGGTAGCTTACTATAATGAGCAAAAATTAAAATGCGCTTATACTGTGGATATAAAGAGTGCATTGGCTGATGCTTTTGGCGCAACCCGCACGCCTCAGGTATTTTTATTTGATGCCAAAGGATTAATTTATAAAGGAGCTATTGATGATAATGTGAAAGATCCTGCTGAAGTGAAAGATCCTTATTTGAAAAATGCATTAAATGCTTTGGTAAAGGGAAGTAAACCGGCCACACAGGAAACCAAATCCATTGGTTGTACAATTAAACGCATAGAGTAA